The Deltaproteobacteria bacterium genome includes a region encoding these proteins:
- the groL gene encoding chaperonin GroEL (60 kDa chaperone family; promotes refolding of misfolded polypeptides especially under stressful conditions; forms two stacked rings of heptamers to form a barrel-shaped 14mer; ends can be capped by GroES; misfolded proteins enter the barrel where they are refolded when GroES binds) yields the protein MSAKSIAYGMAARQQILKGVNALADCVEVTLGPKGRNVIMEKSYGAPTVTKDGVSVAKEIDLENKLQNMGARMVREVASKTSDIAGDGTTTATVLARAIYREGLKRVASGVAPMPLKRGMDKACAAAVAALKGIAKPVSGKKEIAQVAMVSANNDKLIGEIISEAMDKVGKEGVITVEEAKSMDTVLDFVEGMQFDRGFISPYFVTDTVKMETVLEDPYILLYDKKVSSLREFLPVLEAVAKAARPLLIIAEDVDGEALAALVVNKLRGTLKAAAVKAPGFGDRRKAMLEDLAVLTGGQLISQDLGVKLETITLDDMGRAKSVRIDKDKTTIVDGAGKKADLESRIRQLRTQIAETTSDYDREKLQERLAKLAGGVAVIRMGAATEVEMKEKKARVEDALNATKAAVEEGVVPGGGVALVRCLAALSKLKLEGEEADGVNVLKLAMTAPIKRICENAGLDGSVILNRVLEGKDDFGFNADTCEFENLVEAGIIDPAKVVRSALQNAVSVAGLMLTTEAMITDAPEKKKKDAAASDEDYDDY from the coding sequence ATGTCAGCCAAAAGCATTGCCTACGGAATGGCGGCCCGCCAGCAGATTTTAAAGGGCGTCAACGCCCTGGCGGACTGCGTCGAGGTGACACTTGGCCCCAAGGGCCGCAACGTCATCATGGAAAAGAGCTACGGCGCGCCCACTGTCACCAAGGACGGCGTTTCCGTGGCCAAGGAAATCGACCTCGAAAACAAGCTCCAGAACATGGGCGCGCGCATGGTGCGCGAGGTCGCCTCCAAGACCAGCGACATCGCGGGCGACGGCACCACCACAGCCACGGTCCTGGCCCGCGCCATCTACCGCGAGGGCTTGAAGCGCGTGGCGTCCGGCGTGGCCCCCATGCCTTTAAAGCGCGGCATGGACAAGGCCTGTGCGGCTGCGGTGGCGGCCCTTAAAGGCATAGCCAAGCCCGTTTCCGGCAAGAAGGAGATCGCCCAGGTCGCAATGGTTTCGGCCAACAACGACAAGCTGATCGGCGAGATCATCTCCGAAGCCATGGACAAGGTGGGCAAGGAAGGCGTCATCACCGTGGAAGAAGCCAAGAGCATGGACACGGTGCTTGATTTCGTTGAAGGCATGCAGTTTGATCGAGGCTTCATCTCGCCCTATTTCGTCACCGACACCGTGAAGATGGAAACAGTGCTGGAAGATCCCTACATCCTTCTTTACGACAAGAAGGTAAGCTCTCTCAGAGAGTTCCTGCCGGTTCTGGAAGCCGTGGCAAAGGCCGCCCGTCCGCTTCTCATAATCGCCGAGGACGTTGACGGCGAGGCCTTGGCAGCCCTGGTAGTGAACAAGCTGCGCGGAACCTTGAAGGCCGCCGCTGTGAAGGCCCCCGGTTTCGGCGACCGCCGCAAGGCCATGCTGGAAGATTTGGCCGTTCTCACCGGCGGCCAGCTGATAAGCCAGGATTTGGGCGTGAAGCTCGAAACCATCACCCTTGACGACATGGGCCGGGCCAAGAGCGTACGCATTGACAAGGACAAGACCACCATAGTGGACGGCGCGGGGAAAAAGGCCGACCTTGAGTCCCGCATCCGCCAGCTCCGCACCCAGATAGCCGAAACCACCTCGGACTACGACCGGGAAAAGCTCCAGGAGCGCCTTGCCAAGCTGGCTGGCGGCGTGGCCGTCATCCGCATGGGAGCCGCCACCGAAGTGGAGATGAAGGAAAAGAAGGCCCGCGTCGAAGACGCCCTTAACGCCACCAAGGCCGCAGTGGAGGAAGGCGTGGTCCCCGGCGGCGGAGTTGCCCTGGTGCGCTGCCTTGCGGCTCTTTCGAAGTTGAAGCTCGAAGGCGAGGAAGCCGATGGAGTCAACGTGTTGAAACTTGCCATGACGGCCCCCATCAAGCGCATATGCGAGAACGCCGGGCTGGACGGCTCGGTGATTTTGAACAGGGTGCTTGAGGGTAAGGATGACTTCGGTTTCAACGCAGACACCTGCGAGTTTGAAAACCTCGTGGAAGCGGGCATCATCGATCCCGCCAAGGTGGTGCGCTCGGCTCTCCAGAACGCGGTTTCCGTGGCGGGCCTCATGCTCACCACCGAGGCCATGATCACCGACGCCCCCGAAAAGAAAAAGAAGGACGCAGCAGCGTCTGATGAGGATTACGACGACTATTGA
- the dctP gene encoding TRAP transporter substrate-binding protein DctP produces MKMSSAASKIITALFVLMAFCGGMALGAEQRQAAVVFKFATQAPKGMGYANAFKDIFMPAMDQATEKTVFWKVYWGGIMGNDDDYVRKMAIGQLQGGGLTLVGTNMISPEYSVLALPFLFNDYEEVDFVRDRMHDTFDSFFMKKGFKLLMWIDQDFDLIYSTKWKFDSLEDYRRAKLLTWSGPIEEAWMKALGASPIVLGIVESPSAIRSGIADSNITTGIWQVGTQVFTTSKYVSTMKIRYTPASMVLTKKAWESIPEHYRDRITATRARTLDRFNTASRKEAKAYYDSMIKYGVTPVTPSSEVRAEIRRRCISVWPRFTGKLFPKSLLDEIMDNLESYRKGGKGRVKKEVVEAPPVKPVETAAVEKKAAPAEKPVAAAPIKAQPSPASPKPEAKAQPSPFTPKPEAAFTVTKETIRAVQEKLAAMGLYTKKIDGISGPGTRKAVRAYQGRKRMPRTGAIDAELLKSLGVK; encoded by the coding sequence ATGAAGATGTCGAGTGCTGCATCAAAAATCATTACGGCGCTTTTTGTATTGATGGCGTTTTGCGGCGGGATGGCGCTGGGCGCTGAGCAGCGCCAGGCTGCGGTGGTTTTCAAGTTCGCCACCCAGGCCCCAAAGGGGATGGGATACGCCAACGCGTTCAAGGACATTTTCATGCCCGCCATGGACCAGGCCACGGAAAAGACGGTTTTCTGGAAGGTCTACTGGGGCGGTATAATGGGCAACGACGACGACTACGTGCGCAAGATGGCCATAGGCCAGCTCCAGGGCGGCGGGCTGACGCTGGTGGGCACCAACATGATAAGCCCGGAATATTCGGTTCTGGCCCTTCCCTTCCTGTTCAACGATTATGAGGAGGTGGATTTCGTAAGGGACAGGATGCACGACACCTTCGACTCCTTTTTCATGAAAAAGGGCTTCAAGCTCCTGATGTGGATAGACCAGGATTTCGACCTCATCTACTCCACCAAGTGGAAGTTCGACAGCCTGGAGGATTATCGCAGGGCCAAGCTCCTTACCTGGTCCGGCCCCATAGAGGAGGCCTGGATGAAGGCCCTTGGCGCTAGCCCCATAGTGCTTGGAATCGTCGAATCCCCCTCGGCCATAAGGAGCGGGATCGCGGATTCCAACATCACCACCGGCATCTGGCAGGTGGGCACCCAGGTCTTCACAACGTCCAAGTACGTCAGCACCATGAAGATCAGGTACACCCCCGCATCAATGGTTCTCACCAAAAAGGCCTGGGAATCGATACCGGAGCATTATCGGGACAGGATCACCGCAACCCGCGCCCGCACCCTGGACCGCTTCAACACGGCGAGCCGCAAGGAGGCCAAGGCTTACTACGACAGCATGATCAAATACGGCGTGACGCCGGTGACGCCCAGCTCCGAAGTGAGGGCCGAAATACGCCGCCGCTGCATAAGCGTCTGGCCCAGGTTCACGGGCAAGCTCTTTCCCAAGTCTCTTTTGGACGAGATCATGGACAACCTGGAATCCTACCGCAAGGGAGGCAAGGGCCGGGTGAAGAAGGAGGTCGTGGAGGCCCCGCCCGTGAAGCCTGTGGAGACTGCTGCGGTTGAGAAGAAGGCGGCGCCTGCTGAAAAGCCTGTTGCGGCGGCGCCCATAAAGGCCCAGCCGAGCCCGGCAAGTCCAAAGCCCGAAGCAAAGGCCCAGCCGAGCCCCTTCACTCCCAAGCCGGAGGCCGCCTTCACGGTGACGAAGGAAACCATAAGGGCGGTGCAGGAGAAGCTGGCCGCCATGGGGCTTTACACCAAGAAGATCGACGGTATTTCCGGGCCCGGAACCCGCAAGGCCGTGAGGGCCTACCAGGGCAGGAAGAGGATGCCCAGAACCGGGGCCATTGACGCGGAACTGTTGAAGAGCCTTGGCGTGAAGTAG
- a CDS encoding co-chaperone GroES — MNFKPLNDQVLIKREEAETKTAGGLFIPDSAKEKPRKGVVVAVGPGRLGDKGVRLPMEVAPGDTVIYSRYAGTEIKVEGEEHVILKESDILVKAL, encoded by the coding sequence ATGAATTTCAAGCCGTTGAACGACCAGGTTCTCATCAAGAGGGAAGAAGCCGAAACCAAGACCGCAGGCGGGCTTTTCATACCCGACTCTGCCAAGGAAAAGCCCCGTAAGGGCGTTGTTGTCGCCGTAGGCCCCGGACGCCTTGGCGACAAGGGCGTAAGGCTTCCCATGGAAGTGGCTCCCGGAGACACTGTAATCTACTCCCGCTACGCCGGAACCGAGATCAAGGTGGAAGGCGAGGAGCACGTGATCCTCAAAGAGAGCGACATTCTGGTGAAGGCGCTGTAA
- a CDS encoding DUF4124 domain-containing protein, whose translation MTPHHPSESPGLPSRAGTKSPPARKSRAMALVFLVLALCPLPALADGEVYRYKGEGGAAVYTDDPRLIPHDKKSGVAVSTAPALPADITPPTAAEKAKAAEEKKKAAAERRDAQRKKTNESYKRLLEEKKQAAQQEGVEKARKAYDAEKARLEAEDAALKKELIELTALKEETESLEKRKRNPRMGRQYRYKNRTLEDATKSYEARRAALDVRLKAFSTKRRP comes from the coding sequence ATGACGCCCCATCATCCGTCAGAATCCCCCGGCCTTCCTTCACGGGCCGGGACTAAGTCCCCGCCCGCCCGGAAAAGCCGGGCAATGGCCCTGGTGTTTCTCGTCCTGGCCCTGTGCCCCCTTCCGGCCCTGGCCGACGGCGAGGTCTACCGCTACAAGGGCGAGGGCGGAGCAGCAGTCTACACGGATGATCCAAGGCTCATTCCCCACGACAAAAAAAGCGGCGTTGCCGTCAGCACTGCTCCCGCGCTCCCGGCGGACATCACCCCGCCCACAGCCGCTGAAAAGGCAAAAGCGGCTGAGGAAAAAAAGAAAGCAGCCGCAGAAAGGCGGGACGCCCAGCGTAAAAAGACCAACGAGAGCTACAAGCGCCTTTTGGAGGAAAAAAAACAGGCTGCCCAGCAGGAGGGCGTGGAAAAGGCCCGCAAGGCCTATGACGCCGAAAAGGCCAGGCTTGAGGCCGAGGATGCGGCCCTCAAAAAGGAGCTCATCGAACTCACCGCGCTGAAAGAAGAAACCGAAAGCCTGGAAAAGAGAAAACGCAACCCCCGCATGGGCAGGCAGTACAGGTACAAGAACCGGACCCTGGAGGATGCCACCAAAAGCTACGAGGCCCGCCGGGCGGCCCTGGATGTGCGCCTAAAGGCCTTCTCAACCAAACGCCGCCCCTAG
- a CDS encoding tetratricopeptide repeat protein has protein sequence MMANSPEMRNGREARLTWREAVMGLCLVFCVLALYRPVLDNGFISFDDPLYVTENPHTTGLNGENIRAAFDQFRAGYWIPVTWLCYMADFSLWGDGPRGFHFTNVMLHAANTLLLFLVFFRLTASVWRSFLVAALFAAHPLNVESVAWVSERKGLLCAFFSFASFLAYDSYVRKPGVLRYALVFLASILAMMSKPVAVVLPVLFLILDFWPLGRFSRQDGRAGRLVLEKAPVFALSLVIGVITVIAHAAFGALKSDLSLSIRVQNAFISYALYLKKFVWPVDLAVFYPHPAGGISMITAASCALLLLAATLVFFQVSAKRPQVLAGWLWFLIALFPAIGLAQAGGQAMADRFAYIPLIGVFFAVSFSLPDASRGLKRLVPVICASALVFFAAATVRQVSYWESPTALFGRAAEVTTDNYYAENRLGLALSEKGETGEATAHFQKAAALKPGYAAARNNLAGTYMANGEFDRAADELKALLKINPEGATPEIYNNLGAALAQAADYDEAAVWFGKAAKLAPKDVRIRYNLANTLFLASRIPEAESELKAVLALDPAHKMARERLQQITDGKQR, from the coding sequence ATGATGGCCAATTCACCGGAAATGCGAAACGGGCGCGAAGCGCGGCTCACGTGGCGAGAGGCCGTAATGGGGCTCTGCCTGGTTTTCTGCGTGCTGGCCCTTTACCGGCCGGTGCTCGATAACGGCTTCATCAGCTTCGACGATCCGCTCTACGTAACGGAAAACCCGCATACAACGGGCCTCAATGGGGAAAACATCAGGGCCGCCTTTGACCAGTTCCGGGCGGGTTACTGGATACCCGTAACCTGGCTTTGCTACATGGCCGATTTTTCGCTGTGGGGCGACGGCCCGCGCGGATTCCACTTCACCAACGTAATGCTCCACGCGGCGAACACCCTTCTCTTGTTTCTGGTGTTCTTCCGGCTCACGGCCAGCGTCTGGCGCTCCTTTCTGGTTGCCGCGCTTTTTGCCGCGCATCCCTTAAACGTCGAATCCGTGGCATGGGTTTCCGAGCGCAAGGGTCTTTTGTGCGCGTTTTTTTCCTTCGCCTCCTTTCTGGCCTACGATTCCTACGTCCGGAAACCGGGCGTCCTCCGATATGCCCTGGTTTTTCTCGCCTCAATCCTTGCCATGATGTCGAAGCCCGTGGCGGTGGTGCTTCCGGTGCTTTTTCTGATCCTCGACTTCTGGCCCCTTGGACGCTTTTCCAGGCAGGATGGCAGGGCCGGGCGGCTGGTGCTTGAAAAAGCCCCGGTTTTCGCGCTCTCCCTTGTAATCGGCGTTATCACGGTCATCGCCCATGCGGCCTTCGGGGCCCTGAAAAGCGATCTTTCCCTCTCGATCCGGGTCCAGAACGCCTTCATAAGCTACGCCCTTTATCTCAAAAAATTCGTCTGGCCGGTGGACCTTGCGGTTTTCTACCCGCATCCTGCGGGCGGAATATCGATGATAACTGCGGCCTCCTGCGCCCTTCTTCTTCTCGCGGCCACCCTCGTCTTTTTTCAGGTTTCAGCAAAAAGGCCCCAGGTTCTGGCTGGCTGGCTGTGGTTTCTTATCGCCCTTTTTCCGGCCATCGGCCTTGCCCAGGCGGGCGGGCAGGCAATGGCGGACCGCTTCGCCTACATCCCTCTGATCGGGGTGTTTTTCGCCGTCTCGTTTTCGCTTCCCGACGCCTCACGGGGCCTAAAACGCCTTGTTCCGGTGATCTGCGCCTCGGCCCTTGTTTTCTTCGCCGCCGCCACGGTGAGGCAGGTTTCCTACTGGGAAAGCCCAACGGCCCTTTTCGGGCGCGCGGCGGAGGTCACCACCGACAACTACTACGCGGAAAACCGCCTGGGCCTGGCTCTTTCTGAAAAGGGCGAAACCGGCGAGGCCACGGCGCACTTTCAGAAGGCTGCGGCCTTGAAGCCCGGATACGCGGCGGCCCGCAACAACCTTGCCGGAACCTACATGGCAAACGGCGAGTTCGACCGGGCTGCGGACGAATTAAAGGCCCTCCTGAAAATAAACCCCGAAGGCGCGACTCCCGAAATTTACAACAACCTTGGGGCCGCGCTGGCCCAGGCCGCAGACTACGACGAGGCCGCCGTCTGGTTCGGCAAGGCCGCGAAGCTCGCCCCGAAGGACGTCCGCATCCGCTACAACCTGGCCAACACGCTCTTCCTGGCAAGCCGGATCCCCGAAGCCGAGAGCGAACTGAAAGCCGTGCTGGCCCTCGACCCCGCCCACAAAATGGCCAGGGAAAGATTGCAGCAGATAACAGATGGGAAGCAGAGATGA
- a CDS encoding mannose-1-phosphate guanylyltransferase/mannose-6-phosphate isomerase: protein MIPIILAGGSGTRLWPISRDLYPKQVLSLFGDNTMLQATVARLADYPGMEAPIVVANESHRFFVAEQFRVMGKSPAAIILEPEGRNTAGAVAVGALWAKRRNPDDDPVLLVLPADHHVGDVKAFHAALQKAVALASSSRMVTFGIIPDSPETGYGYLKKGPAIKDGPEECFELLSFVEKPDLETARRFIDSGDFFWNAGIFMFRAKTVLAEIEKNAPEILAACESSIENGTKDLDFFRLDPASFCQSPSISIDYAVMEKAEKGALVPVDMGWSDLGSWEAMWRIGPKDSNGNVTSGDIFIHDVKDSFLYAEDRMLAAVGVTDLVAVETADAVLIAPRHRVQDVRHIVTSLRSKSRREAASHRKVYRPWGSYESMEEGLRFQVKIITVNPGARLSLQKHFHRAEHWVVVKGTGVVTRGDESLILKEDESVYIPLGTVHRLENPGSIPLEIIEVQTGPYLGEDDIIRLSDDYGRQGG from the coding sequence ATAATACCCATAATCCTGGCAGGCGGTTCGGGAACGCGCCTGTGGCCCATCTCCCGCGACCTCTACCCCAAGCAGGTGCTCTCCCTTTTCGGGGACAACACCATGCTCCAGGCCACCGTCGCACGCCTCGCGGACTATCCGGGCATGGAGGCCCCTATAGTGGTGGCCAATGAGAGCCACCGCTTCTTCGTGGCCGAACAGTTCAGGGTGATGGGCAAAAGCCCCGCAGCCATAATACTTGAGCCCGAAGGCCGCAACACCGCAGGCGCTGTCGCCGTGGGAGCGCTCTGGGCAAAAAGGCGCAACCCCGACGACGACCCCGTCCTCCTGGTCCTTCCCGCAGACCACCACGTGGGGGACGTTAAAGCCTTCCACGCGGCCCTCCAAAAAGCCGTGGCCCTGGCGTCTTCAAGCCGCATGGTGACCTTCGGCATCATCCCCGATTCGCCCGAAACCGGCTACGGCTACCTGAAAAAAGGCCCCGCCATAAAAGACGGCCCGGAAGAATGCTTTGAGCTTCTCTCCTTCGTGGAAAAGCCGGACCTTGAAACCGCCCGCAGATTCATCGATTCCGGCGACTTTTTCTGGAACGCCGGAATCTTCATGTTCAGGGCGAAAACGGTCCTTGCCGAAATCGAAAAAAACGCCCCGGAAATCCTCGCCGCCTGCGAGTCCTCCATCGAAAATGGCACGAAGGACCTCGATTTCTTCCGCCTGGACCCCGCCTCATTCTGCCAGAGCCCGTCCATCAGCATCGACTACGCGGTCATGGAAAAGGCCGAAAAAGGCGCGCTGGTTCCCGTTGACATGGGCTGGAGCGACCTTGGCTCCTGGGAGGCCATGTGGCGCATCGGCCCCAAGGACTCAAACGGCAACGTCACAAGCGGAGACATCTTCATCCACGACGTAAAAGACTCCTTCCTCTACGCCGAAGACCGGATGCTGGCCGCAGTGGGCGTAACCGACCTGGTGGCCGTAGAAACCGCTGACGCGGTCCTCATCGCCCCCCGCCACAGGGTCCAGGACGTGCGCCACATAGTCACCTCGCTCCGCTCCAAAAGCCGCCGGGAGGCCGCCAGCCACCGCAAGGTCTACCGGCCCTGGGGCTCCTACGAAAGCATGGAGGAGGGGCTCCGCTTCCAGGTCAAAATCATCACCGTCAACCCCGGCGCGCGCCTCTCACTCCAGAAACACTTCCACCGCGCCGAACACTGGGTGGTGGTGAAGGGAACCGGCGTGGTCACGCGGGGAGACGAATCCCTGATCCTCAAAGAGGACGAATCCGTCTACATCCCCCTGGGAACCGTCCACCGACTGGAAAATCCGGGGAGCATACCCTTGGAAATAATTGAGGTTCAGACCGGACCCTACCTCGGCGAAGATGATATCATCCGACTCTCCGACGACTACGGCCGCCAGGGGGGCTGA
- a CDS encoding aconitate hydratase, with the protein MPGKTIFAKILAAHGVETLPEPGQPLAIPIDQTLTQDATGTMAFAQFEALGTPRVKTALSVSYVDHNTLQTGFANADDHRFLRTAAAKFGAVFSAPGNGICHQVHLEEFAKPGLTLLGSDSHTATAGGMGMLAIGAGGLDVALAMAGEPFTAPMPKIVAVRLTGRLSPWVAAKDVILEILRRLSVKGGVGRVFEYCGPGVETLSVPERATITNMGAELGATSSIFPSDENTLAFLESQGRGADFSPLSADPDAVYDEEMTLALDEVVPLAARPHSPDNVAPVSELSGMKVDQVMLGSCTNSSYKDLATAALMLAGKRVHPDLSLVVAPGSRRVLLALVQSGLLAHFITAGARILECACGPCIGTGQAPPSRGISLRTINRNFSGRSGTADAGVYLVSPETAAASAITGVFTDPRTLGEAPKVAMPERFASDDALLLSPPGECDGVEILRGPNIKPLPLGRAVEDGLAGEVLMICGDNISTDDIMPAGTRILQFRSNIPAISEYVFSRLDQGFAKRAKEAGGGFIVAGENYGQGSSREHAALAPLYLGIRAVIAMSFARIHRANLINFGILPLVFEDPSEKEKIGQGDRLVIPEARAGLLSKNFLLVYNETRDRNFTVLLDLNENERQAAAAGGRLNWYRQRAEGLSCPAPETILA; encoded by the coding sequence ATGCCCGGAAAAACCATATTCGCAAAAATTCTCGCCGCGCACGGGGTGGAGACCCTCCCCGAACCCGGCCAGCCCTTAGCGATTCCAATAGACCAGACCTTGACCCAGGACGCCACCGGCACCATGGCCTTCGCCCAGTTCGAGGCCCTGGGAACCCCAAGGGTAAAGACCGCGCTTTCGGTATCCTACGTTGACCACAACACCCTGCAGACCGGCTTCGCCAACGCCGACGACCACCGCTTTCTGCGCACGGCGGCGGCGAAATTCGGGGCCGTGTTCTCCGCCCCCGGAAACGGAATCTGCCACCAGGTGCACCTTGAGGAATTCGCAAAGCCGGGCCTCACCCTTCTGGGCTCGGACAGCCACACCGCAACTGCGGGCGGCATGGGGATGCTGGCCATAGGCGCAGGCGGCCTTGACGTGGCCCTTGCCATGGCCGGGGAGCCCTTCACCGCGCCCATGCCCAAAATAGTGGCGGTTCGCCTTACGGGCAGGCTCTCCCCCTGGGTGGCGGCCAAGGACGTGATCCTTGAAATTCTGCGCCGCCTTTCCGTAAAAGGCGGGGTGGGCAGGGTCTTCGAGTATTGCGGCCCCGGAGTGGAAACCCTTTCGGTTCCCGAACGGGCCACCATCACCAACATGGGGGCCGAGCTTGGGGCCACGTCGTCCATTTTTCCGAGCGATGAAAACACGCTGGCCTTCCTGGAAAGCCAGGGGCGGGGCGCTGATTTTTCGCCCCTTTCCGCAGACCCGGACGCGGTTTACGACGAGGAGATGACGCTCGCCCTGGATGAGGTCGTCCCCCTGGCCGCCCGGCCCCATTCCCCGGACAACGTGGCCCCGGTCTCGGAGCTTTCGGGGATGAAGGTGGATCAGGTGATGCTAGGCTCCTGCACCAACTCCTCCTACAAGGACCTGGCAACGGCGGCCCTGATGCTTGCGGGCAAAAGGGTCCATCCCGATCTCAGCCTCGTGGTGGCCCCCGGCTCCCGAAGGGTGCTCCTGGCCCTTGTTCAAAGCGGTCTTCTGGCCCATTTCATTACAGCCGGGGCGAGGATTCTGGAATGCGCCTGCGGCCCCTGCATAGGAACCGGCCAAGCCCCGCCAAGCAGGGGAATCTCCCTTCGCACCATAAACCGCAATTTTTCCGGCAGAAGCGGAACCGCGGACGCGGGCGTTTATCTGGTGAGCCCGGAAACCGCTGCGGCCTCGGCCATAACGGGGGTTTTCACCGACCCGCGCACTCTGGGTGAGGCCCCGAAAGTGGCCATGCCGGAAAGATTCGCCTCAGACGACGCGCTTCTTCTTTCCCCGCCGGGCGAGTGCGACGGGGTCGAGATTCTGCGCGGGCCGAACATAAAGCCGCTGCCCCTGGGACGCGCGGTGGAAGACGGCCTGGCGGGCGAGGTTCTCATGATCTGCGGGGACAACATAAGCACGGACGACATAATGCCAGCCGGAACCCGCATCCTCCAGTTCCGCTCCAACATTCCGGCCATTTCGGAATACGTTTTTTCCAGGCTGGACCAAGGCTTCGCCAAAAGGGCGAAGGAGGCGGGCGGGGGCTTTATAGTGGCGGGCGAAAACTACGGCCAGGGCTCCAGCAGGGAGCACGCGGCCCTGGCTCCGCTGTATCTCGGCATTCGGGCGGTAATCGCCATGTCCTTCGCCCGAATACACAGGGCCAACCTCATAAATTTCGGCATTCTGCCCCTGGTTTTCGAAGACCCCTCCGAAAAGGAAAAAATCGGCCAGGGCGACCGCCTTGTCATACCGGAGGCCCGCGCCGGCCTCCTTTCAAAAAATTTTCTTCTCGTATATAATGAGACGCGCGACCGGAATTTCACGGTACTCCTCGATCTCAACGAAAACGAACGCCAGGCCGCCGCAGCAGGCGGCCGCCTCAACTGGTACAGGCAGAGGGCGGAAGGGCTGTCCTGCCCAGCGCCCGAAACGATATTGGCATGA
- a CDS encoding TIGR00730 family Rossman fold protein, producing the protein MGEFVDGVEAMHQVGPAVSIFGSARMSPDDPNYALAEEIARLCVKEGFAVITGGGGGVMEAANKGAAQAGGKSVGLNIKLPFEQKPNPYANVQLEFKYFFIRKVMFVKYALAYIVLPGGFGTLDELFEAVTLIQTKRIRPFPVILVGSEHWNGLVNWIRKNLLGSGRISPKDMDIIHVMDEPEKIVQLLTQRIIL; encoded by the coding sequence ATGGGCGAGTTCGTGGACGGGGTGGAGGCCATGCACCAGGTGGGGCCTGCGGTGTCCATTTTCGGCTCGGCCCGCATGAGCCCGGACGATCCCAACTACGCCCTGGCGGAGGAAATAGCCCGTCTGTGCGTGAAAGAGGGCTTCGCGGTAATCACGGGCGGCGGCGGGGGCGTGATGGAGGCGGCCAACAAGGGCGCGGCCCAGGCCGGTGGAAAGTCCGTGGGGCTAAACATCAAGCTGCCTTTCGAGCAGAAGCCCAACCCCTACGCCAACGTGCAGCTTGAGTTCAAATACTTCTTCATCCGCAAGGTGATGTTCGTGAAATACGCCCTGGCCTACATAGTCCTGCCGGGCGGTTTCGGCACCCTGGATGAGCTTTTCGAGGCGGTGACCTTAATACAGACCAAGAGGATCAGGCCCTTTCCGGTAATCCTGGTGGGATCGGAGCACTGGAACGGGCTCGTCAACTGGATAAGGAAGAACCTTCTGGGCAGCGGCAGGATATCTCCCAAGGATATGGACATCATTCACGTGATGGACGAGCCTGAAAAGATAGTCCAACTGCTTACCCAAAGGATAATTCTGTGA
- a CDS encoding cytoplasmic protein translates to MNPYNAQGQRPQNQSSFKELDATSLYCPRCRQAGPVRKRLLLVLPQGEEYEYLCARCGTSVGMKIDNSAQNDRLIY, encoded by the coding sequence ATGAATCCCTATAATGCCCAGGGGCAGAGGCCTCAGAATCAATCATCCTTCAAGGAACTGGACGCAACCAGCCTTTACTGCCCGCGCTGCCGCCAGGCCGGGCCGGTGCGCAAAAGGCTCCTCCTGGTGCTTCCCCAGGGCGAGGAGTACGAATACCTCTGCGCCCGCTGCGGAACCTCGGTGGGAATGAAAATCGACAACTCCGCCCAAAACGACCGCCTGATTTATTGA
- a CDS encoding DUF4124 domain-containing protein, whose amino-acid sequence MKGIKLIVVAALSGFLFTVPAVAEYYRYTDSKGVVRYTDNLSVVPEKQRPTATKYKEESDSLTPDQKAKQAEEKKKAGEPKKKATGKKSAEKKTEDSSSDLKAPVDTAAYLDALADLDKRREALDEEYKKLQEEAVKLEEQKKSAKRPQATRTLNQQIQDINGRITAYEKKRQDYEKDREALEASRAKLK is encoded by the coding sequence ATGAAGGGCATCAAGCTGATTGTCGTCGCGGCGCTTTCGGGTTTCCTCTTTACCGTGCCCGCTGTTGCCGAGTACTACCGCTACACCGACTCCAAGGGCGTGGTCCGTTACACGGACAACCTCTCCGTGGTTCCCGAAAAACAGCGCCCCACCGCCACCAAGTACAAGGAAGAATCCGATTCCCTCACCCCTGACCAGAAGGCCAAACAGGCCGAGGAAAAGAAAAAGGCCGGGGAGCCCAAAAAGAAGGCCACGGGGAAAAAATCCGCCGAAAAAAAGACCGAGGACTCGTCCTCCGATTTGAAGGCGCCGGTTGACACCGCAGCCTATCTCGACGCCCTGGCCGACCTGGACAAACGCCGGGAAGCCCTGGACGAGGAATACAAAAAACTCCAGGAAGAGGCCGTAAAACTGGAGGAACAGAAAAAATCCGCAAAAAGGCCCCAGGCCACCCGCACCTTGAACCAGCAGATCCAGGACATTAACGGGCGCATCACCGCCTACGAAAAAAAGCGCCAGGACTACGAAAAAGACAGGGAAGCCCTGGAGGCCAGCCGGGCCAAACTCAAATGA